The Ficedula albicollis isolate OC2 unplaced genomic scaffold, FicAlb1.5 N19859, whole genome shotgun sequence genomic sequence AGCGGGAGCTGCTCAGCCCGGGCGGCACCCACGGAGCGGGCGGCGAaggggcggggccgggcccggACTCCTTCCAAGCCACGCGCTTCGGCAGCTTCGTGCGCCAGCTCAATCTCTACGGCTTCCACAAGGTGCCGGGCGATGCCGGCGGCTGG encodes the following:
- the LOC107604575 gene encoding heat shock factor protein 5-like, whose amino-acid sequence is ELLSPGGTHGAGGEGAGPGPDSFQATRFGSFVRQLNLYGFHKVPGDAGGWLHFRNANFVRDRPELLLRIQRLTR